One Deltaproteobacteria bacterium DNA window includes the following coding sequences:
- a CDS encoding glutathione S-transferase N-terminal domain-containing protein — protein MIELYTSATPNGQKIHIMLEETGLDYRLHWVDLRKGEQFDPEFLRISPNNKIPVILDRDGPGGEPISVFESGAILIYLAEKAGMFLPAEPRARIQVLEWLMFQVGGVGPMLGQAHHFRAYAREKIPYAVERYTSEGARIYRVLDKRLAEHAYLAGDYSIADMAVFPWIRLHERQGQDMADHPHLSRWFDTVAARPAVAKDMEKTRDVVGTITNEMWDNLWGKNQFEKR, from the coding sequence ATGATCGAGCTTTACACCAGCGCCACGCCCAACGGGCAGAAGATCCACATCATGCTCGAGGAGACGGGCCTCGACTACCGGCTTCACTGGGTGGACCTGCGCAAGGGCGAGCAGTTCGACCCGGAGTTCCTCAGGATCAGCCCCAACAACAAGATCCCGGTTATCCTCGACCGCGACGGCCCGGGCGGCGAGCCCATCTCGGTGTTCGAATCCGGCGCCATCCTGATCTACCTGGCCGAGAAGGCCGGAATGTTCCTGCCCGCGGAACCTCGCGCCCGCATCCAGGTCCTGGAGTGGCTGATGTTCCAGGTGGGGGGCGTCGGCCCCATGCTCGGCCAAGCGCACCACTTCCGCGCCTACGCGCGCGAGAAGATCCCCTACGCCGTCGAGCGCTACACCAGCGAGGGCGCGCGCATCTACCGGGTGCTGGACAAGCGGCTCGCCGAGCACGCGTACCTGGCCGGCGACTACTCCATCGCCGACATGGCGGTGTTTCCGTGGATCCGGCTGCACGAGCGCCAGGGCCAGGACATGGCCGACCACCCGCACCTGAGCCGCTGGTTCGACACCGTCGCCGCCCGCCCGGCCGTGGCCAAGGACATGGAGAAGACCCGCGACGTCGTCGGCACCATCACCAACGAGATGTGGGACAACCTCTGGGGCAAGAACCAGTTCGAGAAACGCTGA
- a CDS encoding SAM-dependent chlorinase/fluorinase: MTMTPAARIITLTTDFGYRDPFVGIMKGVIHGIDPAAVIVDLTHGVAPQDVTGGALALAAAVDFFPTGAIHVAVVDPGVGGARRPILVETARGRYVGPDNGLLSLAAGRQRPIRVVHLSNPDYHLHPTSTTFHGRDVFAPAAAHLSAGVPAEKLGQTVESFESLEVPEPRRQDGGAIDGEVIYIDGFGNLTTNMRREDLAAFDPAGVDVRVGDHVIRGLSPNYASAGAGTYLALINSWGHLEISRCEGSARSGLGAHVGTRVLLRGA, encoded by the coding sequence ATGACGATGACACCGGCCGCACGCATCATTACCCTGACCACCGACTTCGGCTACCGGGACCCCTTCGTGGGCATCATGAAAGGGGTGATCCACGGTATCGATCCGGCGGCCGTGATTGTCGACCTGACACACGGGGTGGCGCCGCAGGACGTCACCGGCGGCGCGCTCGCGCTGGCGGCCGCCGTCGACTTCTTTCCCACGGGCGCCATACACGTGGCGGTGGTGGATCCCGGAGTGGGCGGCGCCCGGCGCCCCATTCTCGTGGAGACCGCCCGCGGCCGCTACGTCGGCCCGGACAACGGGCTCTTGAGCCTCGCCGCGGGCCGGCAACGGCCGATCCGCGTGGTCCACCTGTCCAACCCGGATTACCACCTGCACCCCACGAGCACGACCTTCCATGGCCGGGACGTCTTCGCCCCCGCGGCCGCCCACCTTTCCGCCGGAGTGCCGGCGGAGAAGCTGGGGCAAACGGTCGAGAGCTTCGAGAGCCTGGAGGTGCCCGAACCGCGAAGGCAGGACGGGGGCGCCATCGACGGCGAGGTCATCTACATCGACGGTTTCGGCAACCTCACCACCAACATGCGGCGCGAGGACCTGGCGGCCTTCGACCCGGCGGGAGTGGACGTGCGGGTCGGCGACCATGTGATCCGGGGCCTGTCCCCCAACTACGCCTCGGCCGGCGCGGGCACGTACCTCGCCCTGATCAATAGCTGGGGGCACCTGGAGATTTCCCGGTGCGAGGGCAGCGCGCGATCCGGCCTCGGCGCCCATGTCGGCACCCGGGTGCTTCTGCGGGGCGCTTGA